Proteins encoded within one genomic window of Streptomyces sp. NBC_01314:
- a CDS encoding polysaccharide lyase family 1 protein, giving the protein MTVLRRAVQLVALAGVLGATLTTPAGAGSRDIGRDTLAADDGWAAADGGTTGGSTADDAHVFTVRDRSELVRALDGGSATPKIIRIAGTVDANTADDGDRLDCADYATDGYDLKEYLAAYDPRTWGSARPSGPQEEARQVSAAKQAERIELAVGSNTTIVGLGSSAVLKGASLQLRGVDNVIVRNLELRDAYDCFPVWQPNTGGLGDWKTAYDNIWVRGSSHVWVDHVTISDKGHPDADEPTYFGRNYLRHDGLLDITNASDLVTVSWSRFVDHDKGILIGNGDTATGDRGRLRVTLHHNQFENVVQRAPRVRFGQVHLYNNRYVVPADAHDYRYSFGVSTESAVYAENNAFTTPGHVEAADLVKSWNGTALHQTGTLFNGYPVDLLAIHNAYNSGSERDLTADVGWAPTLHQKIDSAGKADREVARGAGAGRIR; this is encoded by the coding sequence ATGACCGTACTCAGGAGAGCGGTGCAACTCGTCGCCCTCGCAGGGGTGCTGGGCGCGACGCTCACCACCCCGGCCGGGGCCGGGTCCCGGGACATCGGCCGGGACACGCTCGCTGCGGACGACGGCTGGGCGGCCGCCGACGGTGGTACCACGGGGGGTTCCACCGCAGACGACGCCCATGTCTTCACCGTGCGCGACCGGAGCGAGCTGGTCCGCGCGCTGGACGGCGGCAGCGCCACTCCGAAGATCATCCGCATCGCGGGGACCGTCGACGCCAACACCGCCGACGACGGCGACAGGCTCGACTGCGCCGACTACGCGACCGACGGCTACGACCTGAAGGAGTACCTGGCCGCGTACGACCCGCGCACCTGGGGCTCCGCCAGGCCCAGCGGCCCCCAGGAGGAGGCCCGCCAGGTGTCGGCCGCGAAGCAGGCCGAGCGGATCGAACTGGCCGTCGGCTCCAACACCACCATCGTCGGCCTCGGTTCCTCGGCGGTCCTCAAGGGCGCCAGTCTCCAGCTCAGGGGCGTGGACAACGTCATCGTCCGCAACCTCGAACTCCGGGACGCCTACGACTGCTTCCCCGTCTGGCAGCCCAACACCGGCGGCCTCGGCGACTGGAAGACGGCGTACGACAACATCTGGGTGCGCGGCTCCAGTCATGTCTGGGTCGACCACGTCACGATCTCCGACAAGGGCCACCCCGATGCGGACGAGCCGACGTACTTCGGCCGCAACTACCTCCGGCACGACGGCCTGCTCGACATCACCAACGCCTCCGACCTGGTCACCGTCTCGTGGAGCCGCTTCGTCGACCACGACAAGGGGATCCTGATCGGCAACGGCGACACGGCCACCGGCGACCGGGGCAGGCTCCGGGTGACGCTGCACCACAACCAGTTCGAGAACGTCGTGCAGCGCGCGCCGCGCGTCCGCTTCGGCCAGGTCCACCTGTACAACAACCGGTACGTCGTCCCGGCCGACGCCCACGACTACCGCTACTCCTTCGGCGTCTCCACCGAGTCCGCCGTGTACGCGGAGAACAACGCGTTCACCACACCCGGCCATGTCGAGGCCGCCGACCTGGTGAAGAGCTGGAACGGCACCGCCCTGCACCAGACGGGCACCCTCTTCAACGGCTATCCGGTGGATCTCCTGGCCATCCACAACGCCTACAACTCCGGCAGCGAGCGTGATCTCACGGCCGACGTGGGCTGGGCGCCTACCCTGCACCAAAAGATCGACAGCGCCGGGAAGGCCGACCGAGAGGTGGCACGAGGCGCGGGCGCAGGGAGGATCCGATGA
- a CDS encoding Gfo/Idh/MocA family protein, which produces MNPTNQKNPHTATYDTPLPLVLAGARGHGRWHLENIRRLQDKGIVRLAGICELTPLGADEIPDGLGTPEQSADFGALLDTTGAAIAVICTPIPTHTDLALVAARRGVHVLLEKPPAPSYAEFRRMADGVAEAGAVCQIGFQSLGSHAVPAIRKMVAEGLIGEVVGIGGAGAWARAEAYYRRAPWAGKRRLNGVDVIDGALTNPLAHAVATGLALAGAGRAEDVTAIETELLRANDIESDDTSCVRVTTADGGRITVAVTLCAEDPGEPYNVVHGTSGRITFWYKQDRVLVQRAGHGPEEIEYARTDLLENLVDHLVDGTDLLVPPAVTGAFMKVVEAIRVAPDPIALPADAWHRLPDEDRRVVDGIDGLVTAAADNLALYSELGASWALPAAPAKEVST; this is translated from the coding sequence ATGAACCCGACGAACCAGAAGAACCCGCACACCGCGACGTACGACACCCCGCTTCCGCTGGTCCTCGCGGGTGCCCGCGGCCACGGCCGCTGGCACCTGGAGAACATCCGGCGGCTGCAGGACAAGGGCATCGTCCGGCTCGCCGGCATCTGCGAGCTGACCCCGCTGGGCGCCGACGAGATCCCGGACGGCCTCGGCACACCCGAGCAGTCCGCCGACTTCGGGGCCCTCCTCGACACCACGGGCGCCGCGATCGCCGTGATCTGCACCCCGATCCCGACCCACACGGACCTGGCGCTGGTGGCGGCCCGGAGGGGCGTGCACGTCCTGCTGGAGAAGCCGCCGGCCCCGTCGTACGCCGAGTTCCGCCGGATGGCGGACGGGGTCGCGGAAGCCGGCGCGGTCTGCCAGATCGGGTTCCAGTCGCTGGGCTCGCACGCCGTGCCCGCGATCCGGAAGATGGTCGCGGAGGGCCTGATCGGTGAGGTCGTCGGCATCGGCGGTGCCGGGGCCTGGGCCCGCGCCGAGGCGTACTACCGGCGGGCACCCTGGGCGGGCAAGCGGCGCCTGAACGGCGTGGACGTGATCGACGGGGCGCTCACCAACCCCCTCGCGCACGCCGTCGCCACCGGGCTCGCGCTCGCCGGCGCGGGCCGCGCCGAGGACGTCACCGCCATCGAGACCGAGCTGCTGCGCGCCAACGACATCGAGTCCGACGACACCTCGTGCGTACGGGTCACCACCGCCGACGGCGGCCGGATCACCGTCGCCGTCACGCTGTGCGCCGAGGACCCGGGCGAGCCGTACAACGTCGTGCACGGCACCAGTGGCCGGATCACCTTCTGGTACAAGCAGGACCGGGTGCTCGTCCAGCGGGCCGGACACGGCCCGGAGGAGATCGAGTACGCCCGCACGGACCTCCTGGAGAACCTCGTCGACCACCTCGTCGACGGCACCGATCTGCTGGTCCCGCCGGCGGTGACCGGCGCGTTCATGAAGGTCGTCGAGGCGATCCGGGTCGCCCCGGACCCCATCGCGCTCCCGGCCGACGCCTGGCACCGGCTGCCCGACGAGGACCGCCGGGTCGTCGACGGCATCGACGGCCTCGTCACGGCCGCCGCCGACAACCTCGCCCTCTACTCCGAACTCGGCGCCTCCTGGGCGCTCCCCGCAGCACCGGCGAAAGAGGTGAGCACTTGA
- a CDS encoding PmoA family protein, with protein sequence MTTDESLVLRVAGRPVGRYLTRPELPERHSPRPYLHPVTTLSGTAVTELSPADHLHHLGVGVAVPDVEGHNFWGGRTYVRDQGPTELDNHGSQRHTAFQLRDPDGFVEELRWLASGKELLRERRTVAATELTDSAWALDFTFSLTNTTDGPLSIGSPATNGRPGAAYGGFFWRARKEAAAPRVFTADAEGESEVHGARADWLALAGGNWTLVFAGATDTTRRDPWFVRAEEYPGVGSSLAHTERLPIEPGETAVRRVVTVVADGTLDRGGAAALVRKAVSP encoded by the coding sequence ATGACGACCGACGAATCCCTGGTCCTGCGGGTGGCGGGCCGTCCGGTGGGCCGCTATCTCACCCGGCCCGAACTGCCGGAGCGGCACTCGCCCCGCCCCTATCTGCATCCCGTCACCACCCTGTCCGGTACGGCGGTCACCGAACTGAGCCCCGCCGACCACCTCCACCACCTCGGCGTCGGTGTCGCCGTTCCCGACGTCGAGGGGCACAACTTCTGGGGCGGGCGGACCTACGTCCGCGACCAGGGCCCGACCGAGCTCGACAACCACGGCTCCCAGCGCCACACCGCCTTCCAGCTGCGCGACCCCGACGGCTTCGTCGAGGAACTGCGCTGGTTGGCGTCCGGCAAAGAGCTGCTGCGCGAGCGCCGCACGGTCGCGGCCACCGAACTCACCGACTCGGCCTGGGCGTTGGACTTCACCTTCTCCCTCACCAACACCACCGACGGCCCGTTGTCGATCGGCAGCCCCGCCACCAACGGCCGCCCCGGCGCCGCGTACGGCGGCTTCTTCTGGCGGGCCCGAAAGGAAGCCGCCGCACCCCGCGTCTTCACCGCCGACGCGGAGGGCGAGTCCGAGGTCCACGGCGCCCGCGCCGACTGGCTCGCCCTGGCCGGCGGCAACTGGACGCTCGTCTTCGCCGGGGCCACCGACACCACCCGCCGCGACCCGTGGTTCGTCCGCGCCGAGGAGTACCCCGGCGTCGGCTCCTCCCTCGCCCACACCGAGCGCCTCCCGATCGAACCGGGCGAGACCGCCGTACGCCGGGTCGTCACCGTCGTCGCCGACGGCACCCTCGACCGGGGCGGGGCCGCGGCCCTCGTCCGCAAGGCGGTGAGCCCGTGA
- a CDS encoding family 43 glycosylhydrolase: MSATTGALAATAGASATVAATASAPALSADQGDGTYRNPVLDADWSDPDVLSVGDDFYMTASSFGRAPGLPLLHSRDLVNWTLVGHALQLLEPAAEFRVPRHDCGVWAPSLRHFDDRFWIFWGDPDQGIFQVNAPGIRGPWTRPHLVKEGKGLIDPCPLWDEETGEAYLVHAWAKSRSGIKNRLTGHRMRPDGTGLLDEGKVIVDADRLPGWFTLEGPKLYRHDGWYWIFAPAGGVETGWQGVLRSREFFGPYEERIALEQKDTEVNGPHQGGWVRTAAGEDWFAHFQQRGAYGRVVHLQPMRWAPDGWPVLGDEGAPVAVHRKPKLPPQPPAAPATDDDFPGGRFGRQWQWTANPQDGWATQHSGDGLRLTCARSVHAHDLRKLANVLTQRLPGIPAVIEVELRLDSEEPGARAGLAVLGDAFRWIGLQRGADGTVHLVHRFAETVAERERDADHPQPAPEGRARLRIETSAGARCRFSYDVGEGWESSGQVFAATPWRWVGALLGLFAVAPTGGGHAGAATFTQFRITAARATTA, encoded by the coding sequence GTGAGCGCGACAACCGGTGCCCTCGCCGCCACGGCCGGTGCGTCCGCCACCGTCGCCGCCACTGCCTCCGCGCCCGCGCTCTCCGCCGACCAGGGCGACGGCACCTACCGCAACCCGGTTCTCGACGCCGACTGGTCCGACCCCGACGTCCTGAGCGTGGGCGACGACTTCTACATGACGGCCTCCAGCTTCGGCCGGGCCCCGGGCCTTCCCCTGCTCCACTCCCGGGACCTGGTCAACTGGACGCTCGTCGGCCACGCGCTCCAACTCCTGGAACCGGCGGCCGAGTTCAGGGTCCCGCGGCACGACTGCGGGGTGTGGGCGCCCTCGCTGCGGCACTTCGACGACCGGTTCTGGATCTTCTGGGGCGACCCCGACCAGGGCATCTTCCAGGTCAACGCCCCCGGAATCAGGGGGCCCTGGACCCGACCGCACCTGGTCAAGGAGGGCAAGGGACTCATCGACCCCTGCCCGCTGTGGGACGAGGAGACCGGCGAGGCGTACCTGGTGCACGCCTGGGCCAAGTCCCGCTCCGGGATCAAGAACCGGCTCACCGGGCACCGTATGCGGCCCGACGGCACCGGACTGCTCGACGAGGGCAAGGTCATCGTCGACGCGGACCGGCTTCCCGGCTGGTTCACGCTGGAGGGGCCCAAGCTCTACCGCCACGACGGCTGGTACTGGATCTTCGCCCCCGCCGGGGGCGTGGAGACCGGCTGGCAGGGCGTCCTCCGCTCCCGCGAGTTCTTCGGGCCCTACGAGGAGCGGATCGCCCTGGAGCAGAAGGACACCGAGGTCAACGGTCCGCACCAGGGCGGCTGGGTGCGCACGGCGGCCGGCGAGGACTGGTTCGCGCACTTCCAGCAGCGGGGCGCGTACGGCCGGGTCGTCCACCTCCAGCCGATGCGCTGGGCTCCGGACGGCTGGCCCGTGCTCGGCGACGAGGGCGCCCCCGTCGCCGTACACCGCAAGCCGAAGCTGCCGCCGCAGCCGCCGGCCGCGCCCGCCACCGACGACGACTTCCCCGGCGGCCGCTTCGGACGCCAGTGGCAGTGGACCGCGAACCCGCAGGACGGCTGGGCCACCCAGCACTCCGGGGACGGGCTGCGGCTCACGTGCGCACGCTCCGTGCACGCGCACGACCTGCGGAAACTGGCGAATGTGCTCACACAGCGGCTGCCGGGGATCCCGGCCGTCATCGAGGTGGAGCTGAGGCTCGACAGCGAGGAACCGGGGGCGCGGGCAGGGCTCGCGGTGCTCGGGGACGCGTTTCGCTGGATCGGACTCCAGCGGGGGGCCGACGGGACCGTGCACCTCGTCCACCGGTTCGCCGAGACCGTCGCCGAGCGGGAGCGGGACGCCGACCATCCGCAGCCGGCCCCCGAGGGACGGGCCCGGCTGCGGATCGAGACCTCGGCGGGGGCGCGCTGCCGCTTCTCCTACGACGTGGGGGAGGGGTGGGAGTCCTCGGGACAGGTCTTCGCCGCCACCCCCTGGCGCTGGGTCGGCGCCCTGCTCGGCCTCTTCGCGGTCGCGCCCACCGGCGGGGGCCACGCCGGGGCGGCCACGTTCACACAGTTCCGGATCACCGCCGCACGAGCCACGACCGCCTGA
- a CDS encoding pectinesterase family protein — MTHLRSKRLPHRGRALAAVTALIASFVVGAFTPAEAVAVSATESAETARSVGAPRWSDRPHGFASLDGGTTGGAGGKVVTVSDQASLVRYAAAAEPYVIRVAGAIDVEPFGSDIVVTSDKTIIGVGDTGEIVHGELHLNPGTSNVIIRNLTIRDSYVEGDWDGKTTDFDAIQMDTVDHVWIDHNRFERMGDGLLDIRKDSRYVTVSYNQFKNHNKALGIGWTTNVRTEITIDHNWFTGTKQRNPSADNCAYAHLYNNYLSAQVADGDPVWTYGNWSRGKTKMVIENSYYDGVQHPYQADATAELVQRGSILKNVGGRQDAWGAAFDPKDFYAYRLDRAAAVPTLVTRFSGPQKGIGANTVLNVPGDYATVQAAVDAVPAGNDGTVTIRIAPGTHRAKVLVPANKPNLVLQGTGQDRSDTVIVYDTPAEYGGSNGSATVRILASDVTARNLTFSNDFDEAAHELKGEQALAVKTTGDRIVFENTAFLGNQDTLMTDSPRLDVISRVYIRDSYIEGDVDFVYGRATTVIERSLIKALSRGSDSNNGYITAASTWKDNPYGFLITRSKVVSDAPAGTYHLGRPWHPGGEPNAVAQVLFRDTELPAAIKSSPWTDMSGFSWKDARFTEYRTYGPGAGVTADRPQLDGADASAHTVTKYLAGTDGWAPHSGRTGH, encoded by the coding sequence ATGACGCACCTCCGTAGCAAGCGCTTGCCGCACCGAGGGAGAGCCTTAGCCGCCGTCACCGCCCTGATCGCCTCGTTCGTCGTCGGCGCGTTCACCCCTGCGGAGGCCGTGGCCGTGTCCGCCACCGAGTCCGCCGAGACCGCCCGGTCCGTGGGGGCGCCCCGCTGGAGTGACCGGCCGCACGGCTTCGCCTCCCTCGACGGCGGTACCACCGGTGGCGCGGGCGGCAAGGTCGTGACCGTCTCCGACCAGGCCTCGCTGGTGCGGTACGCGGCCGCCGCGGAGCCGTACGTCATCCGGGTGGCCGGGGCGATCGACGTCGAACCCTTCGGCTCGGACATCGTCGTGACCTCCGACAAGACGATCATCGGCGTCGGCGACACCGGCGAGATCGTCCACGGCGAGCTGCACCTCAACCCCGGTACCAGCAACGTCATCATCCGCAACCTGACGATCCGGGACTCCTACGTCGAGGGCGACTGGGACGGTAAGACGACCGACTTCGACGCGATCCAGATGGACACCGTCGACCACGTCTGGATCGACCACAACCGCTTCGAGCGCATGGGCGACGGACTCCTCGACATCCGCAAGGACAGCCGGTACGTCACCGTCTCCTACAACCAGTTCAAGAACCACAACAAGGCCCTCGGTATCGGCTGGACGACCAACGTCCGGACCGAGATCACCATCGACCACAACTGGTTCACCGGCACGAAGCAGCGCAACCCTTCCGCCGACAACTGCGCCTACGCCCACCTCTACAACAACTACCTCTCGGCACAGGTGGCCGACGGCGACCCCGTGTGGACCTACGGGAACTGGTCGCGCGGCAAGACGAAGATGGTCATCGAGAACAGCTACTACGACGGGGTCCAGCACCCCTACCAGGCCGACGCCACCGCCGAGTTGGTGCAGCGCGGATCGATCCTGAAGAACGTCGGCGGACGCCAGGACGCGTGGGGCGCGGCCTTCGACCCCAAGGACTTCTACGCCTACCGGCTCGACCGGGCCGCCGCCGTGCCCACGCTGGTCACGCGCTTCTCGGGCCCGCAGAAGGGCATCGGCGCGAACACCGTGCTGAACGTCCCCGGCGACTACGCGACCGTCCAGGCCGCCGTCGACGCCGTGCCCGCAGGCAACGACGGCACCGTCACGATCCGTATCGCGCCCGGCACCCACCGCGCGAAGGTCCTGGTCCCCGCGAACAAGCCGAACCTGGTGCTGCAGGGGACTGGACAGGATCGCTCGGACACCGTCATCGTCTACGACACGCCCGCCGAGTACGGCGGCTCCAACGGCAGCGCCACCGTGCGGATCCTCGCCAGTGACGTGACCGCCCGCAACCTCACCTTCAGCAACGACTTCGACGAGGCCGCGCACGAGCTGAAGGGCGAGCAGGCGCTGGCGGTGAAGACGACCGGCGACCGGATCGTCTTCGAGAACACTGCCTTCCTGGGCAACCAGGACACCCTGATGACCGACAGCCCCAGGCTCGACGTCATCAGCCGGGTCTACATCCGCGACTCGTACATCGAGGGCGATGTCGACTTCGTCTACGGTCGCGCCACGACCGTGATCGAGCGCTCCCTGATCAAGGCGCTCAGCCGGGGCTCGGACAGCAACAACGGCTACATCACGGCCGCCTCCACCTGGAAGGACAACCCCTACGGCTTCCTGATCACCAGGTCGAAGGTCGTCAGTGACGCGCCCGCCGGGACCTACCACCTCGGCCGGCCCTGGCACCCGGGCGGTGAGCCGAACGCCGTCGCCCAGGTGCTCTTCCGGGACACCGAGCTGCCCGCCGCGATCAAGTCGTCGCCGTGGACGGACATGAGCGGGTTCTCGTGGAAGGACGCGCGGTTCACGGAGTACCGGACGTACGGGCCGGGGGCCGGCGTGACCGCCGACCGGCCGCAGCTCGACGGGGCGGACGCCTCGGCCCACACGGTCACCAAGTACCTCGCGGGGACGGACGGTTGGGCGCCGCACAGCGGGCGCACCGGCCACTGA
- a CDS encoding sugar ABC transporter substrate-binding protein: MKISNRRSRRAAAAIALGSVLALTATACGDDGSGAGGDKGSEGSGKGKVLFWDNNGGVRTDIWKEIIADFETANPDIEVEYVGIASTEYQSKVDTAIQGGGLPDVGGVGAAMAAGFAAQNTLEPLDDRLSKSSLNGKLNEAMVESLKSAGGGDALYSIPTSANNGVLYYRTDLFKAAGLPEPTDWDKFYAAAEKLTDKDKNKFGYTIRGGAGSIAQALDAMYGQSGITSFWDSSGEKTTVNDPKNVKALEKYVGLYKKATPAADLNNDFTKMVAQWDSGTIGMLNHNLGSYQDHVKAFGVDKFRGIPQPTGPDGKRVQVSNPVDGLGLFKSSKNKEAAWKFIEFATSHEENSKFNKSAGQVPSNNDAAKDSWISEAEPTKLAAAALTDGSTTIVQLPYFLPDWNTISKTDNEPAFQKVMDGQTSAKEFLDSLADQLNKAQAEWQEQKG, from the coding sequence ATGAAGATCAGCAATCGCAGAAGCAGGCGCGCCGCCGCGGCCATAGCCCTGGGATCCGTACTCGCGCTGACCGCCACCGCCTGTGGTGACGACGGCAGTGGCGCGGGCGGCGACAAGGGCTCCGAGGGCAGCGGCAAGGGCAAGGTCCTCTTCTGGGACAACAACGGCGGTGTCCGCACCGACATCTGGAAGGAGATCATCGCCGACTTCGAGACGGCCAACCCGGACATCGAGGTCGAGTACGTCGGGATCGCCTCCACCGAGTACCAGTCCAAGGTCGACACCGCCATCCAGGGCGGCGGCCTCCCGGACGTCGGCGGTGTCGGCGCGGCCATGGCCGCCGGGTTCGCGGCCCAGAACACGCTGGAGCCGCTCGACGACCGGCTCTCCAAGTCCTCCCTCAACGGCAAGCTCAACGAGGCGATGGTCGAGTCGCTGAAGTCCGCCGGCGGCGGCGACGCCCTCTACTCGATCCCGACCTCCGCCAACAACGGTGTGCTCTACTACCGCACCGACCTGTTCAAGGCGGCGGGCCTGCCGGAGCCGACCGACTGGGACAAGTTCTACGCGGCCGCCGAGAAGCTCACCGACAAGGACAAGAACAAGTTCGGCTACACCATCCGCGGTGGCGCCGGTTCCATCGCCCAGGCGCTGGACGCGATGTACGGGCAGTCCGGGATCACCTCGTTCTGGGACTCCAGTGGTGAGAAGACCACGGTCAACGACCCGAAGAACGTCAAGGCCCTGGAGAAGTACGTCGGCCTCTACAAGAAGGCCACCCCGGCCGCCGACCTCAACAACGACTTCACCAAGATGGTCGCCCAGTGGGACTCCGGCACCATCGGCATGCTCAACCACAACCTGGGCTCCTACCAGGACCACGTGAAGGCGTTCGGCGTCGACAAGTTCCGGGGCATCCCGCAGCCGACCGGCCCCGACGGCAAGCGGGTCCAGGTCTCCAACCCGGTCGACGGGCTCGGGCTGTTCAAGAGCTCGAAGAACAAGGAGGCGGCCTGGAAGTTCATCGAGTTCGCCACCTCGCACGAGGAGAACTCCAAGTTCAACAAGTCGGCGGGGCAGGTGCCGTCGAACAACGACGCCGCGAAGGACAGCTGGATCTCCGAGGCGGAGCCCACGAAGCTGGCCGCCGCCGCGCTGACCGACGGGTCCACGACGATCGTGCAGCTGCCGTACTTCCTGCCGGACTGGAACACGATCTCGAAGACCGACAACGAGCCGGCCTTCCAGAAGGTGATGGACGGGCAGACCAGCGCGAAGGAGTTCCTGGACTCGCTGGCCGACCAGCTGAACAAGGCACAGGCGGAGTGGCAGGAGCAGAAGGGCTAA
- a CDS encoding rhamnogalacturonan acetylesterase, whose amino-acid sequence MSLTRRQLTTAALAAVPLAVAATGPASAADSRGAGRRERTLFIAGDSTAAQKYADAAPETGWGMALPFFLRSGLKVSNHAVNGRSSKSFIDEGRLDVILGAIRPGDFLVIQFGHNDSKVADPTRYTEPWTTYQDYLRQYIDGARARGARPVLATSVERRKFDAAGNAVPTHGDYPAAAIALAAQEGVALLDIQALSIGLWQRLGVEETKKYFNWTATEQDNTHFNPPGAIAVARLVVGELLRRRVLSPREVRRLGEEIPDSWITWPEA is encoded by the coding sequence GTGTCACTCACCCGTAGACAGCTCACCACCGCGGCGCTCGCCGCTGTTCCGCTCGCCGTCGCCGCCACGGGGCCCGCGTCCGCCGCGGATTCGCGCGGCGCGGGGCGTCGTGAGCGCACGCTCTTCATCGCCGGTGATTCCACCGCCGCACAGAAGTACGCCGACGCCGCCCCCGAGACGGGGTGGGGCATGGCGCTCCCCTTCTTCCTCCGGTCGGGACTGAAGGTCTCCAACCACGCGGTGAACGGCCGCAGTTCGAAGAGCTTCATCGACGAGGGGCGGCTCGACGTCATCCTCGGCGCCATTCGGCCCGGCGACTTCCTCGTCATCCAGTTCGGGCACAACGACTCCAAGGTCGCCGATCCCACGCGGTACACCGAGCCGTGGACGACGTACCAGGACTATCTGCGCCAGTACATCGACGGCGCGCGGGCCCGAGGGGCACGGCCGGTGCTCGCGACCTCCGTCGAGCGCAGGAAGTTCGACGCGGCAGGCAACGCGGTGCCGACCCATGGCGACTATCCGGCAGCGGCGATCGCACTCGCCGCCCAGGAGGGTGTCGCGCTCCTCGACATCCAGGCGCTGTCCATCGGGCTGTGGCAGAGGCTCGGCGTCGAGGAGACCAAGAAGTACTTCAACTGGACCGCGACCGAGCAGGACAACACGCACTTCAACCCGCCGGGGGCGATCGCCGTGGCGCGGCTCGTCGTGGGTGAGTTGCTGCGACGGCGGGTTCTCTCGCCGCGGGAGGTCCGTCGCCTGGGCGAGGAGATCCCCGACTCCTGGATCACCTGGCCCGAGGCGTAG
- a CDS encoding polysaccharide lyase family 1 protein, producing MRLHIWHAHAITAAVGCTALVLGVTGTGVAQSQGRDLGRQVLGAGDGWGSAEGGTTGGSAADTEHVYTVTTWAEFKTALRAGGDAPKIIKVKGMIDAVSEGCEAFVTGGYDLQQYLKDYDPAVYGNDKIAMGPQEDARVASAARQDAEIKANIPSNTTIVGVGKNSGILGGSLQIKGVSNVILRNLTIEAPLDCFPKWDPTDDNNTGNWNSEYDAVVVFGTDHVWIDHNTLTDGRYPDSERPSYFGKVFQQHDGLTDIVRGANYVTVSWNSFKDHDKNMLIGNSDSTATTDAGKLKVTMHHNRFDGILQRSPRVRFGQVDVYNNHYVVTEEQKDDYYVFGVGIRSQLHASDNAITLPASASVGKALKKWNESPLTAQNNYVNGKLTDLIAVHNAEIPSEILQSGAGWTPTLRTKVDSPRAVPGIVANRAGAGKVC from the coding sequence ATGCGTCTTCACATCTGGCATGCCCATGCCATTACTGCCGCTGTCGGCTGCACCGCGCTCGTGCTCGGCGTCACCGGGACCGGCGTCGCCCAGTCCCAGGGGCGTGACCTCGGCCGGCAGGTTCTCGGAGCGGGTGACGGCTGGGGGTCGGCGGAGGGTGGCACGACCGGCGGCTCGGCGGCCGACACCGAGCACGTGTACACCGTCACCACCTGGGCGGAGTTCAAGACCGCGCTGAGGGCCGGCGGTGACGCGCCGAAGATCATCAAGGTCAAGGGCATGATCGACGCCGTCTCCGAGGGATGCGAGGCCTTCGTCACCGGCGGCTACGACCTCCAGCAGTACCTCAAGGACTACGACCCGGCCGTCTACGGCAACGACAAGATCGCCATGGGTCCCCAGGAGGACGCGCGGGTCGCCTCCGCCGCCAGGCAGGACGCGGAGATCAAGGCCAACATCCCGAGCAACACCACCATCGTCGGTGTCGGCAAGAACTCCGGCATCCTCGGCGGCAGCCTCCAGATCAAGGGCGTCTCGAACGTCATCCTGCGCAACCTGACCATCGAGGCCCCGCTCGACTGCTTCCCCAAGTGGGACCCGACCGACGACAACAACACCGGCAACTGGAACTCCGAGTACGACGCCGTGGTCGTCTTCGGCACCGATCACGTGTGGATCGACCACAACACGCTCACCGACGGCCGCTACCCCGACAGTGAGCGGCCGAGCTACTTCGGCAAGGTCTTCCAGCAGCACGACGGGCTGACGGACATCGTGCGCGGCGCCAACTACGTGACCGTGTCCTGGAACTCCTTCAAGGACCACGACAAGAACATGCTGATCGGGAACAGCGACAGCACCGCCACCACCGACGCCGGCAAGCTCAAGGTCACCATGCACCACAACCGCTTCGACGGAATCCTCCAGCGTTCCCCGCGCGTGCGGTTCGGACAGGTCGACGTCTACAACAACCACTACGTGGTGACCGAGGAGCAGAAGGACGACTACTACGTCTTCGGCGTCGGCATCCGCTCGCAGCTCCACGCCAGCGACAACGCGATCACGCTGCCCGCGAGCGCGAGCGTCGGCAAGGCCCTGAAGAAGTGGAACGAGTCCCCGCTCACGGCCCAGAACAACTACGTCAACGGCAAGCTGACGGACCTCATCGCCGTCCACAACGCCGAGATCCCCTCGGAGATCCTGCAGTCCGGCGCCGGGTGGACACCCACCCTGCGGACCAAGGTCGACTCGCCGCGGGCCGTGCCGGGCATCGTCGCGAACCGCGCGGGCGCAGGGAAGGTCTGCTGA